Proteins found in one Salvia splendens isolate huo1 chromosome 10, SspV2, whole genome shotgun sequence genomic segment:
- the LOC121752967 gene encoding scarecrow-like protein 3, whose translation MFQEDGSSSVTSSPLQNFPMTSLSPPPTAPHPWLKELKPEERGLYLIHLLLNCSNLVAAGNLESANIALDQISGLASPQGDTMQRIAAYFSEALADRILRSWPGVYKAFNSTRVPATAAEEIAIRRMFFDLLPFMKVASVINNQAIVEAMEGEKVVHLIDLNAAEPVQWRALIQDLSARPEGPPHLRITAVHHRREVLDQMAHALSDTAESLDIPFQFNPILIDMKAEKLDFEKLRVKTGEALAVISVMHLHTHLACEDDPRGGRSPSNDSGSSSSPLSSPQSPGVESFLNAIWGLSPKIMVVTEHESDHNGRYLMERLSESLHFYAALFDCMESTLPRASLERQRMEKMVLGEEIKNIIACEGTERRERHEKLEKWSQKLEGAGFAGVPLSYYAMLQAKRLLQGYKCDGYKIRDENGSVVICWQDRPIYSVSAWRFRR comes from the coding sequence ATGTTTCAAGAGGACGGATCATCATCCGTGACTTCGTCGCCGCTGCAAAATTTTCCGATgacgtcgctgtcgccacctcCGACGGCGCCACATCCATGGCTGAAGGAGCTGAAACCGGAAGAGAGAGGATTGTATCTGATCCATCTACTCCTCAACTGCTCCAACCTCGTCGCCGCCGGCAACCTCGAGAGCGCGAACATCGCCCTCGATCAAATCTCCGGCCTCGCCTCGCCGCAAGGCGACACGATGCAGCGCATCGCCGCCTACTTCTCCGAAGCCCTCGCCGACCGGATCCTGCGATCCTGGCCCGGCGTGTACAAGGCCTTCAATTCGACTAGGGTTCCGGCCACGGCGGCGGAGGAGATCGCGATAAGGCGGATGTTCTTCGACCTGCTTCCGTTTATGAAGGTCGCTTCCGTGATCAACAATCAGGCGATCGTCGAGGCAATGGAAGGGGAGAAGGTTGTCCATCTGATCGATCTCAATGCTGCCGAGCCGGTTCAGTGGCGCGCGCTGATCCAGGACCTCAGCGCCCGGCCGGAGGGGCCGCCGCATCTCCGGATCACGGCGGTGCACCACCGGAGGGAGGTGCTGGATCAGATGGCGCACGCACTGAGCGATACGGCCGAGAGTTTAGACATTCCGTTCCAATTCAACCCTATTTTGATTGATATGAAGGCTGAGAAGCTTGATTTTGAGAAACTCCGTGTGAAAACAGGGGAGGCCTTGGCGGTTATTTCAGTTATGCATCTTCACACGCATCTAGCGTGTGAAGACGATCCCCGTGGTGGGAGGAGCCCGAGCAATGACTCAGGCTCCTCGTCGTCACCGCTCTCCTCGCCCCAATCCCCGGGCGTGGAGAGCTTCCTCAACGCGATATGGGGGCTTTCCCCGAAAATCATGGTGGTGACCGAGCACGAATCCGACCACAACGGGAGATACCTGATGGAGAGACTCTCGGAGTCTCTCCACTTCTACGCTGCGTTGTTCGACTGCATGGAGTCAACTCTGCCACGAGCTTCGTTGGAGAGGCAGAGGATGGAGAAGATGGTGTTGGGCGAGGAGATCAAGAACATCATCGCGTGTGAGGGGACGGAGAGGCGGGAGAGGCACGAGAAGCTCGAGAAATGGAGCCAGAAGCTCGAGGGGGCCGGGTTCGCGGGCGTGCCATTAAGCTACTACGCGATGCTGCAGGCGAAGAGGCTGCTGCAGGGATACAAGTGTGATGGATACAAGATTAGAGATGAGAACGGGAGTGTGGTGATTTGTTGGCAAGATCGGCCAATCTACTCTGTTTCGGCTTGGAGATTTAGGAGGTGA